A single Natranaerobius thermophilus JW/NM-WN-LF DNA region contains:
- a CDS encoding CtsR family transcriptional regulator translates to MGSLSDNIEKYLKNLIEESPNKAIVVKRCDLAYKFNCVPSQINYVLSTRFTEDKGYLVSSRRGGGGYIEIRRLRLAGETPLYKLTDLIGNSISEQEANGLITRLADEGIIKEREEGLLKSCVKRESIPVPLPWRDEIRAALFKNVLLEILKFKE, encoded by the coding sequence ATGGGAAGTCTTTCAGATAATATAGAAAAATACCTAAAAAATTTAATCGAAGAAAGTCCTAATAAAGCAATCGTAGTTAAACGTTGTGACCTGGCCTATAAGTTTAATTGTGTTCCATCTCAAATAAACTATGTATTGAGTACACGATTCACGGAAGATAAAGGATATCTAGTGAGTAGTCGCCGTGGTGGTGGTGGATATATTGAAATCAGAAGATTGAGATTAGCTGGTGAGACTCCTCTTTACAAACTAACTGATTTAATTGGAAACTCTATTTCTGAACAAGAGGCTAATGGTTTAATTACTCGATTGGCAGATGAGGGAATTATCAAGGAACGCGAGGAAGGATTACTTAAAAGTTGTGTAAAAAGGGAAAGTATTCCTGTTCCTCTACCTTGGAGAGACGAAATAAGGGCCGCTCTGTTTAAAAATGTATTGCTGGAGATACTAAAATTCAAGGAATAG